The genomic stretch CAATGCATTCAATGGAGTACTGAACCTGACCACGCTTTCCCCGCGCGAAGCCATCGGCACCAGGATCTCCGTCCTCGCCGGTGACTACGCGACCCTCCGTACGGACGTTCGCCATGCCGGTGCATGGGACAAGCTCGCATACAAGATCACGCTCGGTCACTCGCAGAGCAAGAACCTGTCGCGCAATCGTACGGACAGTGCGTCGATCGTCCATGAATATCCGGGACTGTTTCCTGCGGGACTCGAGCAGAACGCGCTCACGGACGATGACCTGAACACGTTCGCAACCTACGGTACGGCGCGTCTCGACTACGATCTGACGCCGACGTCGACGATTCTCGGCGAAGTAGGATATACGCAGTTCGGCAACGAAGTGATGATGGCCGGTGCGGGACGGATCCACGTTCCGAAGTCCGAGAAACCGTTCGCACGTCTGGCCTTCCACGAGACGCACTTCCACGTCCAGGCTGCCTACAATGCACGTCGTACGATCGATACCATGCGTATCCTCGCGGCACCTCCAGGAACGATCATCCTCGACGATTCCTACGATCTCAACCTCGATGCCCAGTATGCGGATACCATCTCGTCGTCGTTGAACTACGTCGTCGGTGGTCAGATCCAGCATATGTCCGTGGGCTCGAAGGGAACGGTCTTCCCGAACGATCCCATCACGGCCAACATCGGCGGTATCTATGGTCAGCTCGAATACAACATCGCACAGCCGCTGTCCGTGATCCTCTCGGCCCGCTACGACAATTCGTCGATCTATCCCCAGCAGTTCTCCCCACGCGCGGCCGTCGTCTTCACGCCGGTCACCGGACATCAGCTCAGGCTCAGTGCCGGACGTTCCTTCCAGCGTGCGAACTTCTCGGAACTGTACCGTCGCTATGGATTCCGTCCGGTCTTCAACGCCCAGGGTGCTCCGGTGAACTTCCGTCCTGTCCAGCAGCGCATCAACGATACGCTGACGGCACTGACAGGAACGCAGCAGAACGTCGATCTGTCGCTCTTCGATCCCAGCGTCACGAATCCCCGCGATCCCCGTGCCATCCAGCCGACGGCCATCGGTATCGGTAATCCCGATCTGAAGGTGGAACAGAACGTCGGTCTGGAACTCGGCTACAAGGGAACGATCAGCAAGCAGTTGTTCGTGACGGTCGACGTCTACTATAACCGGATGCGCGACTTCATCTCGGGCTTCCTTCCGGGTGTGAACGAGAACTACAAGACGTGGTCGTCGTCCTCGTCGCTGTCGCCCGATCTGCAGCAGTACGCACAGCTCGTCGACAGCCTGGTCTATCAGCAGATTTCGCAATTCGACCGTGCGCGGTTCACGACGATGGACGGGAAGCCCATGTTCGTGGTATCGAATACGAACATCGGTCTTGTCGAACAGTACGGTATGGAAATCGCCGCCGAGTACGCTCTGACGCGCGAACTGCATTTCAACGCGAACTACTCGTACTACGGATTCCGTCTCGTCGAAGCGGAAACGCCGAATCCGTTCCTGCCGAAGGGTGATCTGCTGCTGAGCCCGAACACGTCGCCGCACCGCGTCAACGTCGGGGCGTCATACAAGCAGGATGGTCTCTTCGACGTTTCGGTGACGTTCCGTTACGTCGATGGTTTCCCGTGGCTTGCAGGCGACTTCCGCGGATACGTTCCGGCCTATGCCCTCGTCAACGTGAATGCAGGTGTGGAGATCATGCAGGGCCTTCGTGCCGGACTGTACATCTACAACCTTCTCGATCGCAAGCACTACGAGATCTTCGGCGGTACGATCATGCCGCGCCTTGCGAACGTGAGCCTGCAGTATACGCTCTGATGATCGGCCGTCAGGCCGATCCGCGCGGGACGAAGTCCTGCTGATAGTCGGGCACGAAGATCGCCGGATCCGTGAAGCGGCCGTCGAGAATCAGCGTCCGTGCCGCTTTCGCCACGAATCGTGGTGCCAATCTTGTGAGTCCACTGATGGGGGCGTCGATCAATGTCGATGCCCCCGGACCACAGACGAGGTCCGAAGGGGAAATCCGGCCGCGTGCTTCCTCGACCGTGATGAAGTCACTCGGCGAATGGGGTGAGCCGTCGACGGCGAACCGCTGGAAGTAGACGAGATCGCGATGCGAGACGACGGTGGCGACGATGGATGCCGCACCGGCGAATACGGCGACTTCCACCGCTGCCGCAGCGCATGCCGATAACGTAGGAACGGCTACGAGCTTCGGCGAGCCGGTGACGCACAGCCCTTTCACGAACGATGCGCCGATACGCAGGCCGGTGAACGAACCCGGTCCTGCAGAAATGGCGATGACGTCGACGTTGTCGATCGTCCTGTTCGCATGATCCAGGGCCTGTCGAACGCAGGCGGCGAGACGTTCGTCGTGCTGATGCGGACGATAGATGGCGACTTCCGACGCGAGCAGGTCATCGATGACGACGGCTGCACCACACGTCGTTCCCGACGTTTCGATGGCAAGAACGCAGCTCATGCTTCTTCTTCCCCAGTGGCGACCGGTTCCGTCATCACCGCACGCGAGAGCTCGTCGAGGACCGCGATGGCATCGTCACGCCGACCGAGTTGCACTTCGACGAAGAATCGCTTTCCGTTCTGGACGAAGCGTGCGTTCTTCATCGAGGTTATGATCGGAAGAAGGCGGGGGAATGCCTCTTCATAGTAGCGTGTGTCGCTGTCGGGCGGCATTTCGAGCATCAGCCGCGTGCCGCGGAGATTGACGCGGACGAGGCCGATCGGCAATGCCGCGATACGCAGACGGACGGCGAAGAGCAGCTCTTCGGCCGGTTCCGGAAATGCGCCGAAACGGTCGCGCAGTTCTGCGAAGACCGTATCGACTTCCTGATGAGTGTGTGCGTTGTAGAGACGCTTGTATGCTTCGTAACGATCCGTATCGGCCGGAATGTATTCCTTCGGCAGCAGGGCGTCGACGTCGAGTTCGATGGCTACGTCTTCGTTGGCGAAGGAAGGATGGACGTGCTTGCTGCCGGTGAACAGCGCGCTGAACTCGTCGGAACGGAGTTCCGATACGGCTTCGTCGAGGATCTTCTGATACAGTTCGAATCCCATTTCCATGATGAAGCCGCTCTGCTCGCCGCCGAGCAGGTTGCCGGCGCCACGTATCTCGAGGTCGCGCATGGCGAGCTGGAAGCCGCTGCCCAGGTCCGTGTATTCTTCGAGAGCCTGGAGTCTGCGCAGGGCCGTACGCGACAGCGTATGGACGGGAGGAATGACGAGGTAGCAGTATGCCTGGATGTTCGACCGTCCTACGCGTCCGCGCAACTGATACAGTTCCGCGAGACCGAAGTTGTCTGCATTGACGATGATCATCGTATTCGCGTTCGGAATGTCCAGGCCGGACTCGATGATCTTGGTGGCGATCAGGACGTCGTACCTCCGTTCGAGGAAGCCTTCCATCACATTCTCGAGTTCTTCGGTCTCCATCTGTCCGTGAGCGATGCATACCTTCAGCGATGGGACGAGCATGTTGATGCGTATCATCAGCTTGTCCATGTCGCCGATACGGTCGGTCACGACGAAGGCCTGGCCGCCGCGCTCCAGTTCGCGAAGCAGGGCTTCGCGCAGGATGTCGTCCTCCCATTGCAGAATCTCCGTCTTGATAGGCAGACGGTTCCGCGGAGGCGTTTCGATGACGCTGAGGTCGCGCGCTCCCATGAGCGAGAAGTTGAGCGTGCGCGGGATGGGCGTCGCCGTCAGCGTCAGCGTATCGATGGAAGCCCGTAACGAACGGAGCTTTTCCTTGGCCGCCACACCGAAGCGATGCTCTTCGTCGATGATCAGCAAGCCGAGATTCTTGAAGATGACGTCCTTGCTCAGCAAGCGATGCGTACCGACGACAATATCGACCTTGCCCTTGCCGAGGCGTTCAAGAACTTCCTTCTGCTCCGTACGCGTCCTGAATCTGGAGAGCACTTCGATCGCCACCGGATAGCGATGGAGGCGGTCGGTGAAGGTCACGTAGTGCTGCTGGGCGAGGATGGTTGTGGGTACGAGGACTGCTACCTGCTTGCCGGCCTGCGCTGCCTTGAATGCCGCACGGATGGCGACTTCCGTCTTGCCGAAGCCCACATCGCCGCATACCAGCCGGTCCATCGGCGACGACTGTTCCATGTCGAGCTTGACTTCGGCCGTGGCACGCGACTGGTCGGGAGTGTCCTCGTACTGGAAGGACGCTTCGAACTCCTTCTGCCATACGGTGTCCACGGGGAAGGCGAAGCCCGGTTGCGACTTCCGCTGCGCATACAGCTTGATGAGGTCGCGGGCGATATCCTTGATCTTCTTCTTCGCCTTCGACTTCTTCCGTTCCCATTCCGCCGAGCCGAGCTTGCTCAGCTTCGGAACGGCTCCTTCTTCCGAAGCATACTTGCTGAGTTTATGGACGTAGTTGAGATGGACGTAGAGAACATCCTCACCGGCGAAGGCCAGCTTGACGCATTCCTGCGTACTGCCGTTGATGACGATGGCTTCCAGACCTTCGAACCGCCCGATGCCCTTGTCGGCATGGACCACATAATCGCCTCGATGCATCGATTGCAGCTCGCGGATCGAGATGCCTCCTTCGTTGCGCTTCGTGCGCCGTTGCGCGCGCTGGCGTCCGAAGACCTGATGCTCGGTGAAACACACGAGGTGTTCGTCCTCCCATATGAAGCCGGCACTGAGCGCTGCGCTCACGAACCACATGGAATCGATGGTGCGGTGATAGGCCAGGGCGATGTCGGGATAGTCGAGTTCGAGCTGGTCGGCCACGTTGTCGCACAGCTCCCGGATCCGCCGCGCGTTATTGGCGCCGTCGGCTCCGAGAAAGACGGAGTGATGTCGTATGAGCTGGGTGCCGCATGACTTCAGGAGTTGTTCGATGGAGGCGGAGAAGACGGGTTGTGCAGTGGTCTGGACCTGATGATCGACGTCGCCGAGCGGATTGATCAGGAGCCTCGACCAATTCTCGAATCGTGTCGTGTCGAAGGTTTCGTCGAGACGATGAAGATCGCCTGCGATCGCTTCCGGACCATCGAGCACCATGAGGGCATCGGTGGGAACGTGATCGAGTAAGGACGACGTCAGGGCCGTGTCGTCCTCGTGGAAGACCTTGCCCAGGAAGGTCACGGTATCGTGCTCGCGGATGGAACGCTGGGACATGGGTTCGAACTCGCGGATCGACTCGACCGTATCGCCCCAGAATTCCAGACGCAGGGGATTGTCCCAGCCACCGGGGAAGATGTCGATGATGCCACCCCGGATGGCCATGTCGCCGGGCTTGGACACGTAGTCCTGCCGCTCGAATCCGTTGACGGCCAGATCCATGACGAAGGCGTCGTATGGAAGAGTATCGCCCTTGGTGACATGCACCGTCGAACCGCCGAGATCGACGCTCGACGGTAGAGCCAGTGCGAGGGCTGGAGCCGAGGCTACGAGGACGAAGCGTGGACGTTCCTTCAACCGGGAGAGCGCATCGACCTGATCGTGGTGCAGCGTCGCCGACGATCCCAGCACGCTGGCTCTGGAGGCCGAGCGTACGGAGCCGACCGAGTCGGCGCCGATCAGGATGCCGAGATCGTGCTGGAGCTCGTCACAGCTCTGATCGTCGGGTGTGATGACGACGACGGGAAGGTCACCGAGCCCCCACAGGGCCGCCACCAGCACGGCCCGCGACGAACCGGTCAGCGTCTTGATACTGAACGTGGAGCGGGGTACCGAGAGAGTATCGGCCGTACGCAGTACGGCGGCCGAATGCTTCAGTGCGTCGAGAAGTCTGGAATAGTCCGAACGTATGGCGTGCACGATGCTGGAATCGACGGTGATGTAAGAACCGCAAAAGTACGGACGGAGGCGGTTGCAGCTACCGGCACGGAAACCTTGTGACCGGTCCGTATGTCACAGGAATGTTACGAAAGTCATTACAGGACCGTAACTTGCACCGCAATACCCGAGGTCAGGATCATGTTCCGCATCAAGTATCTTCTGGGCAGTATGGTGACCATCTTCAGTCTGGTCTACTTCCTGTTCGGTGGTGTCGGCTGGTATATGGGTGACGCCTCTTATCAGGACATTCTGACGTGCTTCGTCCTGGCGTCGCTACATCTCGCCGGCGGGTCATGGCTTTTGCTATCGAGCCTTCGCGATTATCGTGCCGAGCGGGAACGACTGGAAACGGTCATCCGCTATCTCATTTCCTCGAATGGTGGACGTGTTCCTGTACAGGATCTTGCCCGCGTCGCCGAGATCAACGAGGACGACGCACGGGACTACCTCGAGAAGCGCTCGAAGTCCGAGGCCAGCTTCGTTTCGATGGGTCGTAACGGTCACGATACCTATTATTTCGGGCAGAACTATCGCGAGAACTGAGGCGTGACGCCATAGCTCACGTTCCGTATGCGGTGGATGGTCCTTCGTTCGGACTTCAGTTCTTCTTCTGATGCTTCAGTCGTTCCAGTTGCGATTCGCGGCGTACGGAATCGTAGTAGTGACGCATCATCTCCTGACGCTGCATCCTCCGCTCGTAACGCTCGCACATGCCTCCATTCATGATCAGGATCATGACGACGACGATGAAGACGGCCGTCAGGACGGGAATGACGTAACGATTCTGCGGACGCTCGGATGACATCTAGGCCTCCGGCGTCCTGAATGCGATGGCCGACCATTCGCTTTCGTCGAGACGTTCGACTTCGGTGCAGCCGGCATCGGTGAAGGCTGCGCGTATTTCGTCCGCATCGTACTTGAGGATTCCGGAGACGAGGATGATGCCGCCCGGTTTGACTGCCTTCGTGAAGGCCGCTGCATAGGGGATGACGAGATGGCGATACAGATTGGCTGCGATACCGTCGACCGATGGAAGTTCCACCTCCTGCAGTTCCTTCTGTTCGAGCAGGATGCCTTCCACGACGTCGTTGCGTTCGATGTTCTCCTGCGAGTTCAGGACCGACCATTCGTTGTTGTCGAAGGCATAGACCCACGACGCACCGAGCTTGCGTGCGAGGATGGCGAGTACTCCGGTGCCCGTTCCAACGTCGATCCAGCGATCCGCGGGTACGACGTAGCGCTCCATCAGTAGGCACATCATGCGTGTCGTGGCATGATGTCCGGTTCCGAAGGACATCTTCGGCGTGATGACGAGCTTCAGCGGGGCATCGTATTCGTCGGCTCTCCATTCGGGCACGATGACGATCCGTTCGTTGACGACGACGGGATCGACCGTCTTCTCCCATTCCGCATTCCAGTTCTGGTCCTCCTCCGTGCCTACCTTGAGAATCGCGGCCTTGACGCCGATCTCTGCACATTCTTCGAGGATGGATTCACGATAGTGATCCTGCCAGTCGTTCTGTTCGAAACAGACCGTCAGCTCGTCCATCCCTTCCTCGATGCCGACGATGGGGTAGGTCGAGAGGATTCCCGACATGAGATCGAATTGTTCTTCGGGTAGTGCGATGGAGAGCAGGACGTAACGCGTCATATGGTCTTCGAACGTTGATTCGTTGAACGATGCTGGTCGAACGATGACGCGATGCCGGGGCATCGCGCGGATCACTTCGCAAATTTAGCTTTCAGATCGTCCATGCTGAACGACTGTGCTTCGGACTTCCTCTTCGGTGAGGGCGAATGACCACCCTTCTTCTTCATGGTGAGGCTGATCCGCTTGAGCTTGACGTCGACGTCCACGACGCGGACCTTCACGACCTGCCCCACCGAAACGACGTCCTTCGGGTCCTTGACGAACCGGTCGGCAAGCTGGGAAACATGGACGAGGCCGTCCTGATGTACGCCGATATCGACGAAGGCTCCGAAGTTGGCCACGTTGGTGACGACGCCTTCGAGTTCCATGTCGGGCTTCAGATCGGTGATCTCCTTCACGCCTTCCTGGAAGGTCGCATACCGGAATTGGGCGCGGGGATCGCGTCCCGGTTTCTCCAGCTCGGCAATGACGTCGCGCAAGGTCGGCAGACCGACGGAGTCGTTGACGTACTTGCTGATGTCGACGGAGCGGATACGGTCGGGTACCTTGGTGATCTCGCTCAGCGGAACACCGAGATCTTTCGCCACGACTTCCACGATGGGATAGCGCTCGGGGTGGACCGCCGAGTTGTCGAGCGGATTGCTGCCGTTACGGATGCGCAGGAAGCCTGCGGACTGTTCGAAGGTCTTGGGACCGAACTTCGGTACCTTCAGGAGCGTTTCCCTGCTGGCGAACGGACCGTTCTGGTTGCGGTATTCGACGATGTTGCGTGCGAGCGTCGGCGTGATGCCCGATACGTAGCCGAGCAGCTCCTTCGAGGCCGTGTTGAGATCCACACCCACGTAGTTCACACAGGATTCGACGGTCTCTTCGAGGTTCTTCTTGAGGAGGCGCTGATCGACGTCGTGCTGGTATTGACCTACGCCGATGCTTTTCGGATCGATCTTCACCAGCTCGGCCAGGGGATCCTGCAGGCGCCGCGCGATGCTGATCGCACCGCGGATCGTGACGTCGAGGTCGGGGAATTCCTCTCCCGCCGTCTCCGATGCGGAGTAGACCGAAGCCCCCGCTTCGCTGACCATGACGAACGTCGGCTTCGCTTCTTCGGATGTCAGCGTCTCGAGGGATTCCGCCACGAACTGTTCCGTTTCGCGTCCGGCCGTGCCGTTGCCGATGGCGATGAGTTCGATGTTGTGTCTGCGGATCATGTCGCGCAGGACCATCGTGGCCTTCTGGCGTTGATCCGCCGAGCCAGCCGTGGGATAGACGGTGGCGTGTTCGACGAAACGGGACGTGGCATCGACGACGGCGAACTTGCATCCCGTTCGGAAGCCGGGGTCGATGCCGAGCGTGGGCTTCATGCCTGCCGGAGCCGACAGCAGAAGGTTGCGCAGGTTGGTCTCGAACGTGCGGATGGAATCGGCATCGGCGTTCTGCTTCTTCTCGAACCGTACTTCGCCGATCAGCGTGAACTTCATGAGCCGGTCGTAGGCATCCTTGACCACCGTGCGCTTGAAGTCGGCCACGGCACCGGAGGTACGGCGGACGACCTTTTCGCGGAGGTAGGAGAGCACGCCGTCTTCCTCGATCTCCATGAAGAGGGAGAGCACTTCTTCTGCCTCGCCACGACGCAGGGCGAGCATGGTATGGGCGGCGATGGACGATACGGGGGCACGGAAGTCACGATACATCTCGAACTTCGTACTACCTTCGGGAATCTCCGCCTTGATGCGAGAAACGAAGGTACCGTCACGCAACATCATCGCGCGGACGGTCTGGCGGAGGTCTGCCTGTTCGGCGATGTTCTCGGCGATGATGTCGGCTGCACCCTGCAGGGCGGCCTTGGCATCGGGCACTTCCTTGGTCGGGTCCACGAACGGTGCGGCGAGGGCGAGCAGGTCGACGTCGGCCGCATCGGGACTATCGTATTCCTCGATACCGATGGCCAGAGGTTCGAGCCCGCGCTCGCGCGCGATCGTCGCCCGCGTCCGGCGTTTCGGACGATAGGGGAGGTACAGATCCTCCAGTTCCGTCTTCTGTGTACAGCCGACGATACGGCGTTCGAGCTCGTCGGTGAGCTTGCCCTGCTCCTTGATGGAAGCCAGGATCGTCTGCTTGCGATCTTCCAGTTCGGTAAGATATTCGTGCCGTTCCTTCAATGTTCGCAGGGTAACATCGTCCATCTCCCCCGTGCGTTCCTTGCGGTAGCGGGCGATGAACGGAATGGTGGCACCGTCGTCGAGAAGTGCGAGTACGTTCTGCACCTGCCAGTGTTGTAGGTTCAGTTCTCCGGCAAGCAGGGCATTGATGTCAAGCATTGATAATCGGCACGATCGTTGTGGAAGCGGTGTAGTTTTGTGGAGCGCGAATCTATGAGGTTGGAATGACAGACGACATACGTTTTCAGGCGTTGGGGATAAAACTTGTCGTGATGGATGTCGACGGTACCCTTACCGACGGTGCCATGTATTTTTCGGCGATAGGCGAGGAATTGAAACGTTTTTCGACGAGGGACGGTATGGGAGTGACCCTGCTGCACAGGGCCGGTATCCGTACCGCCATCATTACCAGCGAGCGGTCGGAGATCGTCGTCCGGAGGGCCGACAAGCTCAGGATATCCGAGGTCATTCTCGGGTCTCACGACAAGACGACGGCGCTGAACGAACTGGCCTCGCGCTGCTCGGTGGCCTTGAACGACATTGCGTATATTGGCGACGACATCAACGACCTGCATGCGATGCAGCTCTGCGGCCTTTCGGCCTGCCCGTCCGATGCCGTCCAGGCCATCCGGCACGTGGCCACGTATACGTGTCACGCACCCGGCGGCAATGGCGCCGTTCGTGAATTCGCAGAGTTGATACTTACGTCCCAAGGACATCCGGTAACATTGCCGGAACAATGGTGAACACTTCGGAGGCTTCCATGGATTCGAACAACAACTACACCAAGGGCCTGCTCCTTGGTGCCGTCATCGGTGGCGCCGTCGGTGCCGTAGCCGCACTTCTTTTCGCACCGAAGAGTGGACGTGAACTGCGCAGGGATCTGGCGGACAAGGGCGAGGAACTGTACAACAAGGCCGCCGATCTATTCTACAAGGGCGAAGAGGAAACCGAAGACTTCATCAACGAAGGCCGCCTTCGTGCCGAGCGGATCGTCTCGACCGCGCGTGCGCAGGCGGATTCACTGATGTCGAATGCCGAACAGGTTCTCCGCGAAGCGAAGCATCGCGCACAACATCTGAAGGAGTCCGTTCAGGCAGGAGCTTCCAAGGTCGGTGATGCCGCCAAGGCCGGTGCTGAAGCATTCCGTTCCGAGCTGTCCTGATCCATGGATACTTCTCTCGTCATCTTCGGCTGCATCGCGCTCGCAGCTCTGACGGTGCTGTGCATCGCTGGTGCGGTTACGCTTCTCTACGCCCGCAAGCAGCTCGATCGCGT from Candidatus Kapaibacterium thiocyanatum encodes the following:
- a CDS encoding RNA-binding transcriptional accessory protein gives rise to the protein MLDINALLAGELNLQHWQVQNVLALLDDGATIPFIARYRKERTGEMDDVTLRTLKERHEYLTELEDRKQTILASIKEQGKLTDELERRIVGCTQKTELEDLYLPYRPKRRTRATIARERGLEPLAIGIEEYDSPDAADVDLLALAAPFVDPTKEVPDAKAALQGAADIIAENIAEQADLRQTVRAMMLRDGTFVSRIKAEIPEGSTKFEMYRDFRAPVSSIAAHTMLALRRGEAEEVLSLFMEIEEDGVLSYLREKVVRRTSGAVADFKRTVVKDAYDRLMKFTLIGEVRFEKKQNADADSIRTFETNLRNLLLSAPAGMKPTLGIDPGFRTGCKFAVVDATSRFVEHATVYPTAGSADQRQKATMVLRDMIRRHNIELIAIGNGTAGRETEQFVAESLETLTSEEAKPTFVMVSEAGASVYSASETAGEEFPDLDVTIRGAISIARRLQDPLAELVKIDPKSIGVGQYQHDVDQRLLKKNLEETVESCVNYVGVDLNTASKELLGYVSGITPTLARNIVEYRNQNGPFASRETLLKVPKFGPKTFEQSAGFLRIRNGSNPLDNSAVHPERYPIVEVVAKDLGVPLSEITKVPDRIRSVDISKYVNDSVGLPTLRDVIAELEKPGRDPRAQFRYATFQEGVKEITDLKPDMELEGVVTNVANFGAFVDIGVHQDGLVHVSQLADRFVKDPKDVVSVGQVVKVRVVDVDVKLKRISLTMKKKGGHSPSPKRKSEAQSFSMDDLKAKFAK
- a CDS encoding transcription-repair coupling factor; the encoded protein is MHAIRSDYSRLLDALKHSAAVLRTADTLSVPRSTFSIKTLTGSSRAVLVAALWGLGDLPVVVITPDDQSCDELQHDLGILIGADSVGSVRSASRASVLGSSATLHHDQVDALSRLKERPRFVLVASAPALALALPSSVDLGGSTVHVTKGDTLPYDAFVMDLAVNGFERQDYVSKPGDMAIRGGIIDIFPGGWDNPLRLEFWGDTVESIREFEPMSQRSIREHDTVTFLGKVFHEDDTALTSSLLDHVPTDALMVLDGPEAIAGDLHRLDETFDTTRFENWSRLLINPLGDVDHQVQTTAQPVFSASIEQLLKSCGTQLIRHHSVFLGADGANNARRIRELCDNVADQLELDYPDIALAYHRTIDSMWFVSAALSAGFIWEDEHLVCFTEHQVFGRQRAQRRTKRNEGGISIRELQSMHRGDYVVHADKGIGRFEGLEAIVINGSTQECVKLAFAGEDVLYVHLNYVHKLSKYASEEGAVPKLSKLGSAEWERKKSKAKKKIKDIARDLIKLYAQRKSQPGFAFPVDTVWQKEFEASFQYEDTPDQSRATAEVKLDMEQSSPMDRLVCGDVGFGKTEVAIRAAFKAAQAGKQVAVLVPTTILAQQHYVTFTDRLHRYPVAIEVLSRFRTRTEQKEVLERLGKGKVDIVVGTHRLLSKDVIFKNLGLLIIDEEHRFGVAAKEKLRSLRASIDTLTLTATPIPRTLNFSLMGARDLSVIETPPRNRLPIKTEILQWEDDILREALLRELERGGQAFVVTDRIGDMDKLMIRINMLVPSLKVCIAHGQMETEELENVMEGFLERRYDVLIATKIIESGLDIPNANTMIIVNADNFGLAELYQLRGRVGRSNIQAYCYLVIPPVHTLSRTALRRLQALEEYTDLGSGFQLAMRDLEIRGAGNLLGGEQSGFIMEMGFELYQKILDEAVSELRSDEFSALFTGSKHVHPSFANEDVAIELDVDALLPKEYIPADTDRYEAYKRLYNAHTHQEVDTVFAELRDRFGAFPEPAEELLFAVRLRIAALPIGLVRVNLRGTRLMLEMPPDSDTRYYEEAFPRLLPIITSMKNARFVQNGKRFFVEVQLGRRDDAIAVLDELSRAVMTEPVATGEEEA
- a CDS encoding tRNA (adenosine(37)-N6)-threonylcarbamoyltransferase complex dimerization subunit type 1 TsaB — encoded protein: MSCVLAIETSGTTCGAAVVIDDLLASEVAIYRPHQHDERLAACVRQALDHANRTIDNVDVIAISAGPGSFTGLRIGASFVKGLCVTGSPKLVAVPTLSACAAAAVEVAVFAGAASIVATVVSHRDLVYFQRFAVDGSPHSPSDFITVEEARGRISPSDLVCGPGASTLIDAPISGLTRLAPRFVAKAARTLILDGRFTDPAIFVPDYQQDFVPRGSA